From Prosthecobacter fusiformis, a single genomic window includes:
- a CDS encoding class I SAM-dependent methyltransferase: MCRNSQGAEVRGTVHRLSRHMVVFEVYNPYSILQLSEVLTDFRINVNDRMLYSGRGVISNLVNTGIMLILEASLEDDGWIDVDVFNPFQQQERLVSEFTEFLQQTERTYKVQPDFKVVVADMQTLLTDLRRWMEQVELGVRSMPAGDRHQAEREIIQKLEGPIAPVVLPLMRRFEGIADGIPPEAQPVHRSYIKRQLHPLVLCAPFVYRTYAKPLGYAGDYEMVSMMLRDPYEGASVFAKLLNKLYLEIPPVIAHRNRIIYLVEQLHNETIRAVQERGVAKIFNLGCGPAQEIQNFLTNDPVCDGADLHLLDFNDETLENTTRVLEDLRQAHGRKTAIRLEKRSVHQILKEGGRPGSAASGQYDVVYCAGLFDYLSDRICRRLLEIFYDMVAPGGLLIATNVHPSNPWQNWMEYLAEWHLVYRNEEQFLNLAPSRAPAGASSVRAEATGVNIFLEVRKPLN, from the coding sequence GTGTGCCGCAACAGCCAGGGGGCGGAGGTGCGCGGGACCGTCCACCGCCTAAGCAGGCACATGGTCGTCTTCGAGGTGTATAACCCCTACAGCATCCTCCAGCTCTCCGAGGTGCTGACGGATTTCCGCATCAACGTCAACGACCGCATGCTTTATTCAGGGCGCGGAGTGATCAGCAATCTGGTCAATACCGGCATCATGCTCATCCTGGAGGCTTCCCTTGAGGACGATGGCTGGATTGACGTAGATGTCTTCAACCCCTTCCAGCAGCAGGAGCGCCTCGTCTCTGAATTCACCGAATTCCTCCAGCAGACGGAGCGCACTTATAAGGTGCAGCCGGACTTTAAGGTCGTCGTCGCTGACATGCAGACCCTTCTCACCGATCTCCGCCGCTGGATGGAGCAGGTAGAGCTAGGCGTCCGCTCCATGCCTGCAGGCGACCGCCATCAGGCGGAGCGGGAGATCATCCAAAAGCTGGAAGGCCCCATCGCCCCGGTCGTCCTCCCCCTCATGAGACGGTTTGAAGGCATCGCCGATGGTATCCCGCCAGAGGCCCAGCCTGTCCACCGCAGTTACATCAAGCGCCAGCTTCACCCCCTGGTCCTCTGCGCCCCTTTCGTTTACCGCACCTATGCCAAGCCCCTCGGTTACGCCGGGGATTATGAGATGGTCAGCATGATGCTGCGGGATCCCTATGAAGGTGCCTCCGTCTTCGCCAAGCTGCTGAACAAGCTATACCTGGAAATCCCCCCGGTCATCGCCCATCGCAACCGCATCATCTATCTGGTGGAGCAACTGCACAATGAGACCATCCGCGCCGTCCAGGAGCGCGGAGTTGCCAAAATCTTCAACCTCGGCTGTGGTCCCGCCCAGGAGATCCAAAACTTCCTCACCAATGATCCCGTCTGCGACGGGGCCGATCTCCACCTCCTGGATTTCAATGACGAAACCCTGGAAAATACCACCCGCGTCCTGGAAGACCTCCGTCAGGCCCACGGTCGTAAAACCGCCATCCGGTTAGAAAAACGCTCCGTCCACCAGATCCTCAAAGAAGGCGGCCGTCCTGGCTCCGCCGCCAGCGGCCAGTATGACGTCGTTTACTGTGCGGGCCTCTTCGATTACCTTTCGGACCGCATCTGCCGCCGCCTGTTGGAGATTTTTTATGACATGGTCGCCCCTGGCGGCCTCCTCATTGCCACCAACGTCCACCCCAGCAATCCCTGGCAAAATTGGATGGAATACCTGGCTGAATGGCACTTAGTTTACCGCAATGAAGAGCAGTTTCTGAACCTCGCTCCCTCCCGCGCCCCCGCAGGAGCCTCCAGCGTGCGGGCGGAGGCCACCGGAGTGAATATTTTCCTGGAGGTCCGTAAGCCCCTGAATTGA
- a CDS encoding NAD(P)/FAD-dependent oxidoreductase — protein sequence MRRWLDVGRSAAMMAEMMERTADVVIVGAGPAGCTLAALLAMRGIVCVVFDDDKRPELLVGESLIPGVVPVFQKLGIEDRVAAMSVRKPGASFFVTDGGPRIHFSFKNVEGHLPPYSYNTPRPELDNVLRVRAEELGARFIHARAELVAGMEAGEPVVRLGEASLEKAGLSVDARPLLVDASGRARAFARAMELPAVRGDRNDVAYFAHFEDFDHDEVEPGQVIISVLRAGWSWRIPLPGRLSVGIVVSKEHAKTLGATAEERLEAAIRQEPILATKGQRARRVSPVMTYTNYQLLSERGHGPGWVLLGDAYGFVDPMLSPGLFMSLEGARQLDACVFSQGVDVLRDPARLKKAMDRYCRRIVQWHEAWTELVRYFYDGRIFRIHLAGKNLAMKPSPFNIASVMERHSTFHIASMASGGYTRSRYSRGLMRLLAKHLVWGVAEAENFAVRDVRRTELEKAA from the coding sequence ATGAGGCGCTGGCTTGATGTGGGACGTAGTGCTGCGATGATGGCTGAAATGATGGAACGAACTGCTGATGTGGTGATCGTGGGTGCGGGACCTGCGGGGTGTACGCTGGCGGCGCTGCTGGCGATGCGGGGAATTGTCTGTGTGGTCTTCGATGATGATAAACGACCGGAGCTGCTGGTGGGGGAATCGCTGATCCCGGGGGTGGTGCCGGTTTTCCAAAAGCTGGGTATCGAGGATCGTGTGGCGGCGATGTCTGTGAGGAAACCAGGAGCGTCTTTTTTTGTGACGGATGGGGGGCCCCGTATCCATTTTAGCTTTAAAAATGTGGAGGGGCATCTGCCCCCGTACTCCTACAACACGCCGAGGCCTGAGCTGGACAATGTACTGCGGGTGCGGGCGGAGGAGCTGGGGGCGCGCTTTATCCATGCACGGGCGGAGCTGGTGGCGGGGATGGAAGCTGGGGAGCCGGTGGTGCGGCTGGGTGAGGCGAGCCTGGAAAAGGCGGGGCTAAGTGTGGATGCGCGGCCGCTGCTGGTGGATGCTTCCGGCCGGGCGCGGGCCTTTGCACGGGCGATGGAGCTGCCTGCGGTGCGGGGTGACCGGAATGATGTGGCCTATTTTGCGCATTTTGAGGACTTCGATCATGATGAGGTGGAGCCGGGCCAGGTGATCATCTCCGTGCTGCGGGCGGGCTGGAGCTGGCGCATTCCCCTGCCCGGTCGGCTTTCCGTGGGCATCGTGGTGAGCAAGGAGCATGCGAAGACGCTGGGGGCGACGGCGGAGGAGAGGCTGGAGGCGGCGATCCGGCAGGAACCGATCCTGGCAACGAAGGGCCAGCGCGCGCGGCGGGTGAGCCCGGTGATGACCTATACAAACTACCAGCTCCTTTCTGAGCGGGGCCACGGTCCGGGCTGGGTGCTGCTGGGGGATGCGTATGGCTTTGTGGACCCGATGCTTTCGCCAGGGCTGTTTATGTCCCTGGAAGGGGCGCGGCAACTGGATGCCTGTGTGTTTTCCCAGGGGGTGGATGTTTTACGTGATCCGGCGCGGCTAAAGAAGGCGATGGACCGGTATTGCCGCCGCATCGTTCAGTGGCATGAGGCGTGGACGGAACTGGTACGGTACTTTTATGATGGGCGCATTTTCCGCATCCATCTGGCCGGGAAGAATCTGGCGATGAAGCCTTCTCCCTTTAACATTGCGAGTGTGATGGAGAGGCATTCGACTTTCCACATCGCCAGCATGGCCTCCGGCGGCTATACGCGGTCCCGCTATAGCCGGGGGCTGATGCGGCTACTGGCGAAGCACCTGGTGTGGGGTGTGGCGGAGGCGGAGAACTTTGCGGTCCGGGATGTGCGGAGGACGGAGCTGGAGAAGGCAGCGTGA
- a CDS encoding choice-of-anchor D domain-containing protein — protein MGSDVFIYFSTFMINASIARLNADGTTDMSFNTGEGLNGPGLCVMRTAAGKVLVEGEFTEVNGEVCGNLAVLDETGELEETGLVANGAVKWLLGQTDGKVLAGGGFTLLGGVERQRLVRLKDDLTVEAAFTPAANGTVNAGALLGDGRVMVAGAFTEVGGVARGRVARMFNDEASTRLRVEDEGRVTWLRGGAGAETVRVSLEVDTGTGYGPLGGTVVRVPGGWQVTGLELDGSGSVRARAFPSDGHSEGVVEEVVAFDFVPVMQVREGERVLGDGDEVDWGTMQTGMVVERTFVISNLGLSEMELGSPPVVVPEGPWTVVEQPGSPVAAGESVTFVVRFQPTEPTESGGAAVEMSLTSDADESPLTVELRGRATAGPGSVDEGFQVVLTGGTGGTAVNAVSLSAAGLMLGGAFATVNGLNRKGFARMSAVGTVLAQTGVGVNATVHAVAELPDGKWLVGGTFTTVHGVTRQRLARLNADGSLDAGFKMNANNTVHCLLVQEDGGVIVGGAFTTLAGVARKGVGRVTAGGLLDVGWKPGTEGAVMCLATQPDGKIYAGGLFGSMGGAVRRDLARLNVDGSLDGEFNAGLTGSAAVLTLAVDAAGRVLFSRAGVSGLMRVTETGGEEEAVVFTPADRMTYALTLQADGKILAGGEGTGPLLLRMDATGANDGSFINTMSHGQVRQVALSASGELYAAGTEMRAGGLRYLLARFYNGPEAAVSVLTVVSETEVQWQRGGTVPEAQGVVFDLSEDEGATWTRLGRGTRMSGGWRLTGLNLPIRGRMRGRAAVVTGGKSAAFHDEVVSFSGLPVADLRLEHPVGTVLGDGAVLPFPGTLPGQHAVLTVTMRNVGNAVLTGLLPTSETAEWTVTSVGRTSLEAGQSTTMAVRFLPTATGYRTGRLSLTSDVPGTKNPYVLELRGTGIALPTATTSTAAPVLSYTAQLKGTVKANHDVAKAFFEYKRRVDAVWIRTAEVTVAGFAAVAQAVTLGDLALGTGYHYRMGIYNSVNTAAAPVYGTTVNFNTLNIVLP, from the coding sequence ATGGGGAGCGATGTTTTTATTTATTTTTCTACTTTTATGATCAATGCAAGCATAGCACGGCTGAATGCGGATGGGACGACGGACATGTCTTTCAATACTGGGGAGGGGCTGAACGGGCCGGGGCTATGTGTGATGAGGACGGCGGCGGGAAAGGTGCTGGTGGAGGGCGAGTTTACTGAGGTGAACGGGGAGGTGTGCGGGAACCTGGCGGTGCTGGATGAGACGGGGGAACTGGAGGAGACGGGACTGGTGGCGAATGGTGCGGTGAAATGGCTACTGGGGCAGACGGATGGCAAGGTGCTGGCGGGTGGAGGCTTTACCCTGCTGGGTGGGGTGGAGCGGCAGCGTCTGGTGAGGCTGAAGGATGATCTGACTGTGGAGGCGGCTTTTACCCCGGCGGCTAACGGGACGGTGAATGCGGGTGCGCTGCTGGGGGATGGACGGGTGATGGTGGCGGGGGCTTTCACGGAGGTGGGGGGCGTGGCGCGTGGGAGGGTGGCACGGATGTTTAATGATGAGGCATCCACCCGGCTGAGGGTGGAGGATGAGGGACGGGTGACCTGGCTGCGCGGGGGTGCGGGTGCGGAGACGGTGCGGGTGAGCCTGGAAGTGGATACGGGGACGGGCTATGGGCCGCTGGGCGGGACGGTGGTGCGGGTGCCGGGGGGCTGGCAGGTGACGGGCCTGGAACTGGATGGCAGCGGGAGTGTAAGGGCGCGAGCTTTCCCGAGTGACGGACACAGTGAGGGTGTGGTGGAGGAGGTGGTGGCGTTTGATTTTGTGCCGGTGATGCAGGTGCGCGAGGGGGAGCGGGTGCTGGGTGATGGAGATGAGGTGGACTGGGGGACGATGCAGACGGGGATGGTGGTGGAGAGGACGTTTGTGATTTCGAATCTGGGGCTGAGCGAGATGGAGCTGGGGTCTCCACCGGTGGTGGTGCCGGAGGGGCCATGGACGGTGGTGGAGCAGCCGGGGTCTCCGGTGGCAGCGGGGGAATCGGTGACGTTTGTGGTGAGATTTCAACCGACTGAACCCACGGAATCTGGAGGTGCGGCGGTGGAAATGAGTCTAACCAGTGATGCGGATGAATCCCCACTGACGGTGGAATTGCGAGGCCGGGCGACTGCGGGACCGGGATCTGTGGATGAGGGATTCCAGGTGGTGCTGACGGGCGGGACGGGGGGAACGGCCGTGAATGCGGTGTCACTCTCCGCAGCGGGGCTGATGCTGGGGGGCGCGTTTGCGACAGTGAACGGGCTGAACCGGAAGGGGTTTGCGCGGATGTCTGCCGTAGGCACGGTGCTGGCGCAGACGGGTGTGGGTGTAAATGCGACGGTGCATGCGGTGGCGGAGCTGCCGGATGGGAAGTGGCTGGTGGGAGGGACCTTTACGACGGTGCACGGAGTGACGCGGCAGAGGCTGGCGAGGCTGAATGCGGACGGAAGCCTGGATGCGGGCTTCAAGATGAATGCTAACAATACGGTGCACTGCCTGCTGGTGCAGGAGGATGGCGGGGTGATCGTGGGGGGGGCATTTACGACGCTGGCCGGGGTGGCCCGCAAGGGGGTGGGCCGGGTGACGGCAGGCGGGCTGCTGGATGTGGGGTGGAAGCCGGGGACGGAGGGTGCGGTGATGTGCCTGGCGACGCAGCCGGACGGGAAGATTTATGCGGGAGGACTGTTCGGCAGCATGGGGGGTGCGGTGAGGAGGGATCTGGCGCGGCTGAATGTGGACGGGAGTCTGGACGGGGAATTCAATGCAGGCCTAACTGGAAGTGCGGCAGTGCTGACACTGGCGGTGGATGCGGCCGGGCGGGTGCTGTTTTCAAGGGCGGGTGTGAGCGGGCTGATGCGGGTAACGGAAACGGGTGGGGAGGAGGAGGCGGTGGTTTTCACCCCGGCGGATAGGATGACGTATGCACTGACACTACAGGCGGATGGGAAGATCCTGGCCGGTGGTGAGGGGACGGGACCGCTGCTGCTGCGGATGGATGCGACGGGGGCGAATGACGGGAGCTTTATCAATACGATGTCACATGGCCAGGTGCGGCAGGTGGCGCTATCCGCCAGCGGGGAGTTGTATGCGGCGGGGACGGAGATGAGGGCGGGTGGACTGAGGTATCTGCTGGCGCGGTTTTACAATGGGCCGGAGGCGGCGGTGAGTGTGCTGACCGTGGTGTCTGAAACGGAGGTGCAATGGCAGCGAGGTGGGACGGTGCCGGAGGCGCAGGGGGTGGTCTTCGACCTGAGCGAGGATGAGGGGGCGACGTGGACGCGGCTGGGCCGGGGGACGCGGATGAGCGGAGGATGGAGGCTGACGGGGCTGAATCTGCCGATCCGTGGGCGGATGCGCGGGCGGGCGGCGGTGGTGACGGGGGGAAAGAGCGCGGCGTTCCATGATGAGGTGGTGTCGTTTTCCGGTCTGCCGGTGGCGGATCTGCGGCTGGAGCATCCGGTGGGGACGGTGCTGGGGGACGGGGCGGTGCTCCCCTTCCCTGGGACCCTACCGGGCCAGCATGCGGTGCTGACGGTGACGATGCGGAATGTGGGAAATGCGGTGCTGACAGGTCTGCTGCCAACAAGCGAGACGGCGGAGTGGACGGTGACGAGCGTGGGCCGGACGAGCCTGGAAGCGGGGCAGTCCACGACGATGGCGGTGCGCTTTTTACCCACGGCCACGGGATACCGGACAGGGAGGCTGAGCCTAACCAGTGATGTGCCAGGGACGAAAAATCCGTATGTGCTGGAACTGCGTGGGACGGGGATCGCGCTGCCGACGGCGACGACGAGTACGGCTGCTCCGGTGCTGAGCTATACGGCGCAGCTGAAGGGGACGGTGAAGGCAAACCATGATGTGGCGAAGGCGTTCTTCGAGTATAAACGAAGGGTGGATGCGGTGTGGATCCGCACGGCGGAGGTGACGGTGGCAGGCTTTGCGGCGGTGGCGCAGGCAGTGACGCTGGGGGATCTGGCGCTGGGGACGGGTTATCATTACCGCATGGGAATCTATAACAGTGTAAACACGGCGGCGGCTCCGGTGTATGGGACGACGGTGAACTTTAACACACTGAACATTGTCCTGCCATGA
- a CDS encoding hybrid sensor histidine kinase/response regulator, which translates to MQNLYDYKRYAVLYVDDEEMALKYFEKTFGNEFRILTATNANEGLKLIESRGDEIGVLLTDQRMPGQKGVQLLERARQIRPKIVRMMITAFADFGVTVDAVNLGNVFRYVSKPLQVEDMRNTLRRAMEFFLLQRERDDLLREKLSVLQNMVITDRVISLGVLASGLCQNLRNPLEAVQTFLNLTPTKLRQESVDMDRLQDPSFWRDFHSQVLKQAGRISELIGELDGASLADIIKAETPVDPVEIIRTVVAELQPALAAKNIRLELELPEELPAISTEKTRFARIFQLLLQDEIDVLPAGSRLALTAKAQRFAEKPVSIQFTLQDDGPGLPQGALRSVFDPFAIRHEDAPDFGLNLMAVFFLVYHHGGHIQAENTASQGALFKIDIPLLADLPPSTASSSRDFVTKVLMNDLLWERLLAGD; encoded by the coding sequence ATGCAAAACCTCTACGACTACAAACGCTACGCAGTCCTTTACGTTGACGATGAAGAAATGGCGCTGAAGTACTTCGAAAAAACCTTCGGCAACGAGTTCCGCATCCTCACCGCCACCAATGCCAACGAAGGCCTTAAGCTCATCGAATCCCGTGGCGACGAAATCGGCGTCCTTCTTACCGATCAGCGCATGCCCGGCCAGAAAGGCGTCCAGCTCCTCGAGCGCGCCCGCCAGATCCGTCCAAAGATCGTCCGCATGATGATCACCGCCTTTGCGGATTTCGGCGTCACCGTCGATGCCGTCAACTTAGGCAACGTCTTCCGTTATGTCTCCAAGCCCCTCCAGGTGGAAGACATGCGCAACACCCTCCGCCGCGCCATGGAATTCTTCCTCCTCCAGCGTGAGCGCGATGACCTCCTGCGCGAAAAGCTCAGCGTCCTGCAAAACATGGTCATCACAGACCGCGTCATCTCCCTCGGCGTTCTTGCCAGCGGCCTCTGCCAAAACCTGCGCAACCCCCTGGAAGCCGTCCAGACCTTCCTTAACCTCACCCCCACCAAGCTCCGTCAGGAAAGCGTGGATATGGACCGCCTCCAGGACCCCTCCTTCTGGCGGGACTTCCACTCCCAGGTCCTCAAACAGGCCGGCCGCATCTCCGAGCTCATCGGCGAGCTGGACGGTGCCTCCCTTGCGGACATCATCAAAGCCGAAACCCCCGTCGATCCTGTCGAAATCATCCGTACCGTCGTCGCCGAGCTTCAGCCTGCACTCGCAGCTAAAAACATCCGGCTGGAGCTGGAGCTACCTGAAGAACTCCCCGCCATTTCCACGGAGAAAACCCGCTTCGCCCGCATCTTCCAGCTCCTCCTTCAGGATGAGATTGATGTCCTCCCAGCCGGTTCCCGCCTCGCCCTCACCGCCAAAGCCCAGCGCTTCGCGGAAAAGCCTGTCTCCATTCAGTTCACCCTCCAGGATGACGGCCCTGGCCTTCCTCAGGGGGCCCTCCGTTCCGTTTTTGACCCCTTCGCCATCCGGCACGAAGACGCCCCAGACTTCGGCCTCAATCTCATGGCCGTCTTCTTCCTCGTTTACCACCACGGTGGCCACATCCAGGCAGAAAACACCGCCAGCCAAGGAGCCCTCTTCAAGATCGACATCCCCCTCCTCGCCGATCTCCCCCCCTCCACCGCTAGCAGTAGCCGCGACTTCGTCACCAAAGTCCTCATGAACGACCTCCTCTGGGAACGCCTCCTCGCCGGCGATTAA
- a CDS encoding ATP-binding protein — MSSLSPPILEGLPLQHLHRQFQDYERGIRVRNYRLCGLLASIAVLAGSSLDWMVYEEEGMAAFFPLRLGTVLTLLLIRIILGTDFGHHWHRLLGLGMAAPLMGSIAWMIYESEGAASPYYAGLNLIMLGAAILMRWPLLDSILVVIMTLVMYLAACYAHGPIAKPSIFYNNLYFLVTTAFLTTAGTWFYNKIRLTEFELRQRLDSSLEKIQEANSALADSYGQLEQSKSQLEETNTKLEENNKKLRELDEAKSRFFANVSHELRTPLTLLLAPIESLRIQGDSIAPDQRDDLLTTMHSNAMRLLKLINDLLDLVRLESGTIQIRRAPLALEDFVRGLANAAIGVAKDKRIHLSIDCQQGLGRVQADAEKLERICLNLLFNALKFTPSGGTVQLHVIRDGDWLRLEVRDSGVGIAPEDLPNIFSRFWQADTSSQRKYQGMGIGLSLVKEIAEAHGGSVSVESERGKGTTMAVILPYEEALDTTPEETEAESHDLPPEAQKEWISDLYRRAEMFPAMTSLQATLRPVEVGLGKRSKKPRLLIADDEPDMLRFLRNQLSETFDIIEAVDGHQAVEKAAQFLPDIILSDMMMPEKDGLQVCRELRQRTSTRTIPVVLLTARADEKTKIDCLTAGASDFLGKPFSLTELSVRLKNLTDSHLYQRELQVQKQRLEAALEQIKETEALLVRNEKLASLGRLSAGLIHEINNPLNYAKQALYVLRDTATKLTDADRPDFEDTLGDIENGVDRVARIISDLRGFSRTTSQVAGNFNVSQAVQTTLRFFSHAIKDGVEVTTDLPPYLEGTGDQNQFIQVLINLIQNALDAMAGKEYPEDQSRTLDIRAAEADGLITLRIRDNGPGIPADIMHNVFDPFFTTKDVGAGMGLGLSICHQIIAEHGGRILLDSIPGQFCEFTLEFPATASILEA; from the coding sequence ATGAGTTCCCTCAGCCCACCCATCCTTGAAGGCCTGCCCCTGCAGCATCTGCACCGGCAGTTTCAGGATTATGAGCGGGGCATCCGGGTGCGGAACTACCGCCTGTGCGGCCTCCTGGCCTCCATCGCGGTGCTGGCGGGCTCCTCGCTGGACTGGATGGTGTATGAGGAGGAGGGCATGGCTGCATTTTTTCCGCTGCGGCTCGGCACCGTTCTCACCCTGCTCCTCATCCGCATCATCCTGGGCACGGATTTTGGGCACCACTGGCACCGCCTCCTCGGCCTCGGCATGGCCGCCCCGCTCATGGGCTCCATCGCTTGGATGATTTATGAGAGCGAGGGTGCCGCCTCCCCCTATTATGCGGGGTTAAATCTCATCATGCTCGGTGCCGCCATCCTCATGCGCTGGCCGTTGCTGGACAGCATCCTGGTGGTGATCATGACGCTGGTCATGTACCTCGCCGCCTGCTACGCACACGGGCCCATTGCCAAGCCGAGCATCTTTTACAACAACCTCTACTTCCTGGTCACCACCGCTTTTTTGACCACCGCTGGCACCTGGTTTTACAATAAGATCCGCCTCACCGAGTTTGAGCTCCGCCAGCGCCTGGACAGCAGCCTTGAAAAAATCCAGGAGGCCAACAGCGCCCTCGCCGATTCCTACGGCCAGCTCGAGCAGTCCAAGTCCCAGCTCGAAGAGACCAACACCAAGCTCGAAGAGAATAACAAAAAGCTTCGCGAACTGGACGAAGCCAAAAGCCGCTTCTTTGCCAACGTCAGCCACGAGTTACGCACCCCCCTCACCCTCCTTCTCGCCCCCATCGAGTCCCTCCGCATTCAGGGAGACAGCATCGCCCCCGACCAGCGGGATGACCTCCTCACCACCATGCACAGCAACGCCATGCGCTTGCTGAAACTCATCAACGACCTCCTGGACCTCGTTCGCCTGGAGTCCGGCACCATCCAGATCCGCCGCGCCCCCCTCGCCCTGGAGGACTTCGTTCGCGGCCTCGCCAATGCCGCCATCGGCGTCGCCAAAGACAAGCGCATCCACCTCTCCATCGACTGCCAGCAGGGCCTCGGCCGCGTCCAGGCCGATGCCGAAAAGCTCGAGCGCATCTGCCTCAACCTCCTCTTCAACGCCCTCAAATTCACCCCCTCCGGCGGCACCGTCCAGCTCCACGTCATCCGCGATGGCGACTGGCTCCGCCTCGAAGTCCGCGATTCCGGCGTCGGCATCGCCCCGGAGGACCTGCCCAATATCTTCAGTCGCTTCTGGCAGGCGGATACCTCCTCCCAGCGCAAATACCAGGGCATGGGCATCGGCCTCTCCTTGGTCAAAGAAATCGCCGAAGCCCACGGCGGCTCCGTCTCCGTGGAGAGTGAGCGGGGTAAAGGCACCACCATGGCCGTCATCCTCCCCTATGAGGAAGCCCTGGACACCACTCCTGAAGAGACCGAGGCCGAATCCCACGACCTCCCCCCCGAAGCACAGAAAGAATGGATCAGCGACCTCTACCGTCGCGCGGAGATGTTCCCCGCCATGACCTCCCTCCAGGCCACCCTCCGCCCCGTGGAAGTCGGCCTTGGCAAGCGCTCCAAAAAACCCCGCCTCCTCATCGCCGATGACGAGCCGGACATGCTCCGCTTCCTCCGCAACCAGCTCAGCGAAACCTTCGATATCATCGAAGCCGTGGACGGCCATCAGGCCGTCGAAAAAGCCGCCCAGTTCCTCCCGGACATCATCCTATCAGACATGATGATGCCAGAAAAAGACGGCCTCCAGGTCTGCCGTGAGCTGCGCCAGCGCACCTCCACCCGCACCATCCCCGTCGTCCTCCTCACCGCCCGTGCCGATGAGAAAACCAAGATCGATTGCCTCACCGCCGGTGCCAGTGACTTCCTCGGCAAGCCCTTCTCCCTGACCGAACTTTCCGTTAGGCTCAAAAACCTCACCGATTCACACCTTTACCAGCGGGAGCTCCAGGTCCAAAAACAACGCCTTGAGGCCGCACTCGAGCAGATCAAAGAAACCGAAGCCCTCCTCGTCCGCAACGAAAAGCTCGCCTCCCTAGGCCGCCTCAGCGCCGGGCTCATTCACGAAATCAACAATCCGCTGAACTACGCCAAGCAGGCCCTCTACGTCCTCCGCGATACCGCCACCAAGCTCACCGATGCCGACCGCCCCGACTTCGAAGACACCCTGGGTGATATCGAAAACGGCGTGGACCGCGTCGCCCGCATCATCAGCGACCTCCGCGGCTTCTCCCGCACCACCAGCCAGGTCGCCGGGAATTTTAACGTCAGCCAGGCCGTCCAGACCACCCTCCGCTTCTTCTCCCACGCCATCAAAGACGGCGTCGAAGTCACTACCGATCTCCCCCCTTACCTCGAAGGCACCGGAGACCAAAACCAGTTCATCCAGGTCCTCATCAATCTTATCCAAAACGCCCTGGATGCCATGGCCGGAAAAGAATACCCTGAGGACCAGTCCCGCACCCTGGATATCCGCGCCGCGGAGGCGGACGGCCTCATCACCCTCCGCATCCGGGATAACGGCCCCGGCATCCCAGCGGACATCATGCACAATGTCTTTGATCCCTTCTTCACCACCAAGGACGTCGGTGCCGGCATGGGCCTCGGCCTCTCCATCTGCCATCAGATCATTGCCGAGCACGGCGGGCGCATCCTCCTAGACAGCATCCCCGGCCAGTTCTGCGAATTTACTTTGGAATTTCCCGCTACCGCTTCCATACTCGAAGCTTGA